The Pirellulales bacterium DNA window AACTGTATAGAAGCCGACGATCACCAGCGGCACGAGCATCGCCAGCGAGACATACATGCGTCGCTCGGCGACGATTTCGGGCACGCAGGGAATCAACAGCGTGGGCGATAACGCGGCGATCATGCTCAGCGCGACGAATCCCACGCCGCTGCGTCGCCAGACGAGGATCAGTGTGGCGATAATTAGCAGCGCGACCGGCACTACCCAGGGCCAAGCGTCGGCAAATGTCTCGATATAGGGCATCTCATAGTGCAGTACCAGCGGCCAAGGCCAGAAACTGAGCTTCAGATACAGCAGTAGCACCTTCGCCTGCGTAAACCACCAAACGTATCCAGGCAGGCCCAGATGAAAGCCCGCCGCCGGCGTGCGCGGCCCGTTGCTGTTGATGACGATCATCGGCAGCCAGCAGAGAACAAGCCCGACGTACAATGGCCAGGATTTACGCAGCGCGTGGCGAAAGGTTCCGGCAATGAAGGTGCGCTCGTAGAGCAGCGCCACGGCGGGCACGGACGCGATGACTTCTTTGCTGAGCGCGCCTGCCAGCGCGGCCAGCGTGGCCAAAACGAGCCAAATGACGCGCGTCGACCGGCTGGCGCCCGTCCAATAGCGAATGCAGGCGTAGAGAGTTGCCAGGTAGAAAAGCCCCATCAGCGCTTCGGTCCGTTGCGTGATGTAGGCCACGCTCTCGGTATTGAGCGGATGGACGGCCCACACCAGAGCCGACCCGAATGCCAGCAGACCGGCCACGTGCGCGAAGCGACCCGCGAAATATTCCAGCAGCAAGGTGCGCCGCACCACCGCCCATAGCACCAGCGCCGCGAGCACGTGAATGCACGTATTCACGATGTGATAGCCAGCGGTGTCGAGGCGGCCGAAATGGTAATTGATGGCAAACGTCAGGTTCGTTAGCGGTCGTGCCGAGACAGGAGTTTCGGGCGACGGATTCAAGGGAGTTTCTTCGCCCGAAAAGCTGATGACGGGCCAGAGCTTCAGAATCGATGGATTGACGTCCAGCGTGGCGTAGTCGTCGCAGATAAGCGGCGCGTGGACGATGCCGCCATATTCCAACCACACGACGGCCGTTAATAGCAGAGTGCCGGCCAACATGGCCGCCCAGGCCGGCAAGGGAAACACGCCGCGCAACGACGACGGACGCGAAATGGCTGCCGATCGGGAGGCGGAATGTTCGAGATTACTCATAGAAATGCCGTCGACGATCTCGGTCGGAAATGCGCCTTATGACGTGCATAAGCGTGAAAGGCGCACAATCTTAGGCCAAAATCCGCCCCGGCCCCTTCCAGGCAAGCCATTCTGGGCTGAATTGGCCCCTACCCTATCCTTATACACGGGGCTGGTCGGAACTTCGATGCGACGGCGCGACGGCCGGTGCCGCAAAACAGGTGGCGGTCAGTGGTGGTCCGTTGTCGCGGGGCGGCAACAAGTGAACTCGGCTCGTTGCGCGACAAGACTCAATGTCACCTAGAAATATGATAGTGTGAGCGGAGCGGCCGATCAGGCTGCCGCACTCGATTGTCGCAGGAGCCGGAGGACCATCGATGGCGGAGATTGCCGGCGCGGCGGTAACTGTCGAGGAGAGTCATTCCATGCAAGTCGCGGTGATTGGCGCCGGCCCTGCCGGCCTGACGGCCGCGCTTAGGTTGAGCCAGGGAGGCGCCCAGGTCAACGTCTTTGAAGCCGCCGATCGCGTCGGTGGGCTGGCACAATCGTTCGACCTGTGGGGACAGCGCGTCGATCTGGGGCCGCATCGATTTTTCAGCACCGATGCGCGCGTCAATCGGTTATGGTTGGAGGTCGTGGGCCGAGAGTACCGCATGGTGGATCGTTTGACGCGGATCTATTACCAAGGCCGGTACTTTTACTATCCTTTGCAAATGGCCGACGTCCTGGTCAAGCTGGGGCCAATCAACGCCGCGCGGTGCTTGGCCAGCTATGCCAAGGAAAAGCTGATTCCAAGTAATCCGCAAGGCGAGCAGAATTCGTTCGAATCGTGGGTGGTGCATCGTTTCGGACGCCGGTTGTTCGAGACGTTTTTCAAGTCCTACAGTGAAAAACTGTGGGGCATCCCGTGCAGCGAGTTGGATGCCGACTTCGCCGCGCAACGCATCAAGAAATTCTCACTGGGCGAAGCCGTCAAACGCGTGCTCTCGCCACGGCGGAATAACGTTCATACGACCCTGGTCGACCGCTTTGCCTATCCTTTGCATGGCACCGGTACGGTCTATGAAAAGATGGCCGGGCGAGTCATCGCGAACGCGGGCGAGATTCATCTCCGTGCGCCGGTTCGCCGTATAACGCACGAAGGCTTTCAGGTTACGGGCGTGGAGCTTATGGACGGGCGGCAGGTCGCTTGCGATCATGTGATTTCGACCATGCCCTTGACGCTGTTGGTGCGCGGTTTGGGAGAAGTGCCGCACGAGGTGCAGGCAGCTGTCGACGCACTTTCATTTCGCAATACCGTGCTCGTTTACCTGAATGTCGACGCGGTCGGGCTGTTTCCCGACCAATGGGTTTACATGCACGCGCCGGAATTCGGCATGGGCCGCGTCACGAACTTCCGCAATTGGGTGCCGGAATTGTACGGCGATCAGCGCACTACCGTGCTGGCCGTCGAGTATTGGTGCTGGGACGCCGATCCGTTGTGGGCCGAAGCGGACGACAAGATCGTGGAGCGGGCCACTCGCGAACTGCGCGCGACCGGTTTGCTTGGCAAGGCACACGTTCTGGCTGGGCACGTCGTACGCGTTCCACGGTCTTATCCTGTATATCGCCGCGGGTATCGCGAACATGTCGCCTGTATCGTGGGCTACTTACAACGCTTCCGCGGCTTGACGCCCATCGGCCGATACGGCGCGTTCAAGTACAACAGTCAGGATCACAGTATTCTGATGGGCATTCTGGCCGCCGAAAACATTCTCGATAATCGCAGCCATGACCTGTGGTCGGTCAATGCCGATTACGCGAGCTATCAGGAGGACGCATTGATCAGCGAAACCGGCCTGGTCCAGGATGCGATTCACGCGTGAGTTGCTGGCCGACGGACGGCCGAACCTTGCCGCCGTGCGGCCGAAGCGTGACGTGTCGACACGATGTTGCCACGGGATTTTCAACTGACGACCATCCGCCGGCGGCATGCTACGCGGTGGTTTCCTATTCGGTCGCGTCTGCGCCGACTTGCCAGCCCACCGGGCGGCACTTATGATCCTCTTGCGCAGACAAGCTGTCCCACACTGCGGCGCCAGAGGCGCTTTGAGAGGTGGGGAGAGCTTCGTTCGCGACGGCCTGCCGCGTTAGACCTGCCTGCCCCCCTTACACTGTGAGTAGCCGATGTCCTCTCCTTCCGGCCCTGCGGGGCGACTGACCGGCGTCCAATGGTTGATCTGTGTCATCGCATCGATTGGCTTCGCGTTTGATATTTACGAATTGCTGATGTTGCCGCTGATTCTGCGCCCGGCACTGCAAGAACTAGGCGTGACGCCGGGGAGTGCGGAATTCACGCATTGGCGGGGCATGTTGTTCTTCGTGCCGGCATTTGTCGGCGGGGTGTTTGGACTGATCGGCGGTTATTTGACCGATCGTTTGGGCCGGCGTGCTGTGTTGACGTGGAGTATTTTGCTGTACGCTTTTTCAGCATTTGCCGCCGGGTTCAGCACGTCGATTCCAATGCTGTTGTTCTTTCGTTGTACGACGTTCATTGGCGTGTGCGTCGAGTTCGTGGCCGCCGTCGCCTGGCTTGCCGAGTTGTTCCCCGAGCCGGAACGCCGCGAGCGGGTCTTGGGCTATACCCAGTTCTTTTCGTCGATCGGCGGTTTGCTGGTTGCCGGTGCCAATTCGCTGGCTATCGAGTACTCGGGAAATCTGCCGGCGATCGCTATTCCCGAGTTCCTCAGTTCGCTGCTGGGGACGATCGACCTCAAGCATCAACACGAAGCGTGGCGCTACACACTGATGTCGGGCTTGATCCCGGCGATACCCTTGATCGTGATACGCCCGTTCCTGCCCGAAAGTCCGATTTGGGCACAGAAGAAAGCTGCCGGCACGCTCAAGCGGCCGAGCATACTAGAGCTATTCTCGCCCGCCTTACGTCGCACCACGATTGTGACCACTTTGATGTTTGCCTGCAGCTACGGCGCGGCGTTCGGTGCCATCCAGCAGATTCCGCAGATCGTTCCTGGTCTGCCTGACGTGAAACAAAAGACCGAGGGCCTGAAGAAGCCCGAGCAGGCCAAGATCGAGCAAGCCACCGCGGCCGATGTCACCAAGGTGCAGGAGATCGGCGGGCTCGTTGGGCGGTTCCTCTTGGCGGTGTTGGCCGTGCGCATCGTCAGTCGCCGGACTTTGATTCGCTTGTTTCAGATTCCGGGGCTGATCGTTATGCCGCTAGTCTTTGCCGTTGCCGGGGTGCAGAGTTTGCAATTGCTGTATTTTGGCATCTTCTTCGCCGGTTTGCTGACTGTGGCGCAGTTCAGCTTTTGGGGCAACTACTTGCCGCGCGTCTATCCGGTCCATCTGCGCGGCACCGGCGAAAGTTTCGCCGCCAATATCGGCGGGCGAATGATCGGTACTTCGTTCGCCTGGGTTACCAGCACGCTGGCCGCGCAATCTTTTGTGCCGGGAACGTCCGACCCTACAAAGATGGCATACACGGCCGCAGCCGTGGGACTGGCAGTCTATGTTGTAGGCTTGATTGCGTCGTTCTGGTTGCCTGAGCCGCCGACGGAAATCGCCGACTGATCCGGCGCAGGCCTCTGGCTAGCCACTCAGCCGGATATCGATTCGCGAGGAGAAGCTCTCGCCCGGCGACAGAACGCGCAGGCCCGTGTCGACACCTGCCTCGGCTAACTGGTAAGCGTCCGGGACGCAGGTGTAAGGCTCGATGCAGATTGCCTCGCGATGGGGCGGATTGTAGACCACGCATTCGCGAAACTGCTCGTCGAACGTCAGTTCGAGCGTGCGATGATTGTCCGGGTCTGTGATCGTTGTCACCGCGCGGCCGTTGGCAAACGTCAGATCGGTGAAAACATCGTCCAGTTTGGTATCGGCGAACTGCATGCCGGACGCCAAACCATGCGCTCCGGTAGCCGGCAACTTGCGGCCGGTCGGCATCATGTGGGCGAGTTCCCAATAATGGTCGGCCGGCACGGTCACAACGCAGCGATCGCGGCTGCCGGTACGGCCCAGCGGCACGCGAAAGTACGGGTGCGTGCCAAAGCCGAAAGGAAGCGGCCCCTGGCCCGTGTTTTCGATTCGCACATCACTTGTCAACGCGTGGCCAACAAGCTCGTACGCCACGGCGATGCGGAAGTCGCTTGGCCAATGGGCAAGTAAGGCGGGTTCGTCGACCGAGGCCTGGAACTCGCCGACGACGCGCGTGCCTGTTTGATCGACGATACGCCAAGGACGGTCGATGACGAAACCGTGAATGGCATTGCCGATTCCGTCGTTACCCTCCAGGGCAAAGGATCGGCCGTCATAGCGAAAGCTCGCCCCGCGCAGCCGGCCGGGATATGGAAACAGAACCGGGATGCCGCTGTGCGATGCCTTGCTCTGTCCCGTGACGAAGTCGGGCGCAGTCCACAGCACCTCGACCGGTTCCCCTAGGAAAACGGGCTGGTAGCTGAAGCAGTTGAATCCGCGTGCCGGCATGACTTTGGCCGTGGCGCCGGTCGTGGGATCGTGCAAGGCGACGATATCTAGCATTTTGTTCCTCAAGTGCTGGTAGTGTAGACGTCGTTTTTAGTTTTATAACTCGACCGAACATGAGCAGTCATTGGCACTGCGTCGCAATCGTGCGGCTGGCGTGCTATGGCGTCGCCACTAGTAGTTTCAACCGCGGCCACCGCGCGTTCGATGCGACTGGCGGTCGACACGAATTTGCCATGTCGCGCTCGTTGCCGCGTGCCGACCATGGCTACGACGATCAATACCAGCAGGGCCATCGAGCCAATCAGGTTTTTCCGCTCGACATCGCCAGCGGCAATACTCGCCAGGCGGTGCATCAGCACGATCGCCGCCACGATTGACAGGCCAAATAGTACTGTGCCTACCTGGTCGCCGCCGAGCAGGCCATCGCGCGCCCGCTCGGGCAGCGCCAACAGCACCAACATGCCGACGATCAATTGCAACACCGTGGGCACCAGGGCCACACGACCTCCCCAGGTTGCCACGCGTTGGACTTCTCCGGCGGGCCGGCCCTTGCGCCCCAGCCGTAGCGAGAAGCCCATAATGGCGACCCCTACGATCGCAAAGGATGCCAAAACGTGATGGGCGAACTGCGACAGAACTTCGGGGTCGAGCATGGCGCGGCGAAAGTTGAGCATCCCAGGATCAACCGCCAGCCGTGTGGAATAAACGCCGATCACGGTAAAAAGCAGCGGGAAATGATAGAGCAGGTTTGTAGCTGCCAGCACCCCCAACAAGCGCCGCATTACGACCTGCCAGGTGGGCGACGTGCCGGAACCGGTCCACCAGCGCAGGTACATGGCCACGCAATAGAAATAAAACGCCAATTCTGGTAGGGCCCACCAGAAACGCGCTGCCGGAATCCGGCCGGCGGTCTCGTAAAATGGCTCCCATTGCGCGGCCCATACCAAGGCCAGGGTGGACCCCCCCAAAGCCAGCCCCGCAGTGAGCCAGAGGATCGATTGCCGGATCAAGTACCGGCCCAACTCGCCTGCTACCAAGTCGCCGCGACGGGTCTCGCGGATGTCGAGCCAGATGCAAACCAGCGGAGCTGCGCCGGCCAAGTTCGCCGCCAGTAGATGGGCCGCCAGCACCAGCACAAGCAACGTGTCAAGCAACGGGAACCTCTCCTGGATGTTACTACCCTCGCCAGCCATTGCTCGGCCAAAGCGTGCGCAACCGCGAACGTCGCCCGGCCTGCGGCCCCCTGTAACCTATGTGTGCTGCACGGCGAAGCGGCATTTTAGGCCTGTCGTCATGCCGGCACCAGCCGCGCGCGGCGCAGGCCGGTTTATGCCGACCGCCTTCGGCACATTGACACTCCCAGCAAGCCCGGACTACGATTCGGAAGTTCTATTGCGCGGGCGATTAGCTCAGTTGGTTAGAGCGCCACGTTTACACCGTGGATGTCGGGGGTTCGAGTCCCTCATCGCCCATTGTATGTAAACATCGCCGAAAAAAGCGGTTGCGTTACCCGGCAACGTTCGGCAGTGCGGCTTTTCTCAAGGGAATAAAACGGTAACTGCCGTTTTATTCGCAATATGGGAGGTCGCATCATGCCACGTACTGGTGGAATGCTACATATTATCCAGCCTCACGAGTTACTGCCGCAGCCTCGGCCAGTGTACGCCCGGCGTAGATCAGCGTGGTATTGGGCATGGAAAGTTCGAGTACCACCTGTGCGCTTTCTAGGCCGAACTGTTTGCGGATCTCCGTGACGGCCGTATACCAAACGATTTGGGGCCGCATCCGCACGCCAGCCTTTACGCGGGGCGCGTCGAACGGCGATCAGATACGACAGTCGGTTGTACTTCAATCCAGGGAGACGTACAGGTTTGCGTGTTGACCGGTCGACTTGGCTCGGCCAACCCGCGTCTTACGATTGGCCAGCATCTGCGCCTTGCGAACACGTTGGCAATCTGTCGGAAAAATGGTACGCATCCGCCGAAGGTAGCAGATAGGGTCGCAATACGTCCTGGACTTTGGGGCCGATTAATACAACTCGCTCCCTGCCAAGATGCTGCGCCAGCCTGCCGCGCGATCGTCGCCGATACGAAACGAATCGAACAGCAGTCGGCAGAAGGCACAAGCGGCGCAGGGAACGGCGCAGAACAATCCAGGATGAATTCGCTGGTCGGCCGAATCAACGAGAGAAGTGACCAGCCGCCGCAGGGTCCACCTTGAAACATGGGCGCTGGCCGCCCTGGTCAGTGAATCCGGGCAGGTTTTGTCCCGCTGCCGCCTGCGGGCGCTGGCGGGGGTTATCGTCAAGCCTAATGGGCTCTGGCCGAGCTAGTGTTACCAATCGATGGCCACGGCAAAACCTCGATAAATTAAGAAACGCACAGGTAACGATATATTTGTTTAAGAGTTTTTCGATAGGGAGTATGATTGAAAGATAGTTAAGGGATTCCAAGCCTTCCCGGCACGCTTAGCCGAAGAGGAACACATGAAACGATATCTGTTGGTAACGTCGATTGGTGTTGTAGTTAGTCTTGGTTTTTTGGCCGATCGGGCTGACGCGCAGTACAAGCCGCAGAGTAGGCCATTCGACACGCAGTCGCGCAGGCCGTCGGTAAGCCCCTATATGAACCTGGTCAATAACTCGATGTCTGGCGCTTCGACCAACTATCAATCGCTTGTTCGCCCTCAGG harbors:
- a CDS encoding FAD-dependent oxidoreductase, with the translated sequence MAEIAGAAVTVEESHSMQVAVIGAGPAGLTAALRLSQGGAQVNVFEAADRVGGLAQSFDLWGQRVDLGPHRFFSTDARVNRLWLEVVGREYRMVDRLTRIYYQGRYFYYPLQMADVLVKLGPINAARCLASYAKEKLIPSNPQGEQNSFESWVVHRFGRRLFETFFKSYSEKLWGIPCSELDADFAAQRIKKFSLGEAVKRVLSPRRNNVHTTLVDRFAYPLHGTGTVYEKMAGRVIANAGEIHLRAPVRRITHEGFQVTGVELMDGRQVACDHVISTMPLTLLVRGLGEVPHEVQAAVDALSFRNTVLVYLNVDAVGLFPDQWVYMHAPEFGMGRVTNFRNWVPELYGDQRTTVLAVEYWCWDADPLWAEADDKIVERATRELRATGLLGKAHVLAGHVVRVPRSYPVYRRGYREHVACIVGYLQRFRGLTPIGRYGAFKYNSQDHSILMGILAAENILDNRSHDLWSVNADYASYQEDALISETGLVQDAIHA
- a CDS encoding MFS transporter, translating into MSSPSGPAGRLTGVQWLICVIASIGFAFDIYELLMLPLILRPALQELGVTPGSAEFTHWRGMLFFVPAFVGGVFGLIGGYLTDRLGRRAVLTWSILLYAFSAFAAGFSTSIPMLLFFRCTTFIGVCVEFVAAVAWLAELFPEPERRERVLGYTQFFSSIGGLLVAGANSLAIEYSGNLPAIAIPEFLSSLLGTIDLKHQHEAWRYTLMSGLIPAIPLIVIRPFLPESPIWAQKKAAGTLKRPSILELFSPALRRTTIVTTLMFACSYGAAFGAIQQIPQIVPGLPDVKQKTEGLKKPEQAKIEQATAADVTKVQEIGGLVGRFLLAVLAVRIVSRRTLIRLFQIPGLIVMPLVFAVAGVQSLQLLYFGIFFAGLLTVAQFSFWGNYLPRVYPVHLRGTGESFAANIGGRMIGTSFAWVTSTLAAQSFVPGTSDPTKMAYTAAAVGLAVYVVGLIASFWLPEPPTEIAD
- a CDS encoding tetratricopeptide repeat protein, with protein sequence MSNLEHSASRSAAISRPSSLRGVFPLPAWAAMLAGTLLLTAVVWLEYGGIVHAPLICDDYATLDVNPSILKLWPVISFSGEETPLNPSPETPVSARPLTNLTFAINYHFGRLDTAGYHIVNTCIHVLAALVLWAVVRRTLLLEYFAGRFAHVAGLLAFGSALVWAVHPLNTESVAYITQRTEALMGLFYLATLYACIRYWTGASRSTRVIWLVLATLAALAGALSKEVIASVPAVALLYERTFIAGTFRHALRKSWPLYVGLVLCWLPMIVINSNGPRTPAAGFHLGLPGYVWWFTQAKVLLLYLKLSFWPWPLVLHYEMPYIETFADAWPWVVPVALLIIATLILVWRRSGVGFVALSMIAALSPTLLIPCVPEIVAERRMYVSLAMLVPLVIVGFYTVLQRIFRPSARNTPSGTNHEAISRGPLAIWIVGTTALTIVFTMVGIHRLSAYNNAVGLLQDTIKNQPDDVSILINLGIEQAKVGDIEDAMQSFDHAAHLFSDSPLLNYKLNQEEHKLEYSLGLACEQLGRPREAMGHYKKAVQLRPQYVAARYNLGLLLQEAGLLQAAMDQYEEAVRIKPSFAQAHCNLGALLASAGRIDEAILHLEEGARLDPEAGTYINLVDAYVQTGRREDAIRAAEQAISVAEEDGQQEMAEQIGAWLQRFRADETRP
- a CDS encoding aldose 1-epimerase; protein product: MLDIVALHDPTTGATAKVMPARGFNCFSYQPVFLGEPVEVLWTAPDFVTGQSKASHSGIPVLFPYPGRLRGASFRYDGRSFALEGNDGIGNAIHGFVIDRPWRIVDQTGTRVVGEFQASVDEPALLAHWPSDFRIAVAYELVGHALTSDVRIENTGQGPLPFGFGTHPYFRVPLGRTGSRDRCVVTVPADHYWELAHMMPTGRKLPATGAHGLASGMQFADTKLDDVFTDLTFANGRAVTTITDPDNHRTLELTFDEQFRECVVYNPPHREAICIEPYTCVPDAYQLAEAGVDTGLRVLSPGESFSSRIDIRLSG